One Brassica oleracea var. oleracea cultivar TO1000 chromosome C7, BOL, whole genome shotgun sequence genomic window carries:
- the LOC106302734 gene encoding uncharacterized protein LOC106302734, which translates to MNSVSNGDFMTQTTHRAFELIENMAVTLANQNEESECSKKGNSSDTQKIDELTTKGQQVQAKALNQVTTEIDTRMGNMFTELNAKYDAVASHIRKIDVQLAQTAESVKRQQGMLPGKTDKNPRTEHYNAIEQPFAETVLGTEENTELSASSGATAPSEPAETAPVRVYVPKVPYPIPPKHLMDPISAEQLAGFRKMVSRFPKEISFEHAWEIQPLRLFFKNCRESQEEIKALFTEALTPSLKVLPKVDDPGKFVFPCSIAGVEFKEALCDSRSSVNLISKAIVDELGIVHVEPSQLKMAFANSSMAVVGMSKDHEMPLIFGRSFMPTVGAVVDMPNKKVSFSNINKEVFYKELGKKGEIKEVLDGDPHTDTKKLSGNVKVNEKV; encoded by the exons ATGAACTCTGTCAGCAATGGAGACTTCATGACTCAGACCACTCATAGAGCGTTTGAGCTAATTGAGAACATGGCTGTTACCTTAGCCAATCAGAACGAGGAGAGTGAGTGCTCGAAGAAAGGGAACAGTTCTGACACCCAGAAGATAGATGAGCTGACTACCAAG GGTCAGCAGGTTCAGGCCAAGGCGTTAAATCAGGTAACCACGGAAATCGACACCAGGATGGGCAACATGTTCACTGAGCTGAATGCCAAGTATGACGCTGTTGCGAGCCACATAAGAAAGATCGATGTTCAGCTCGCTCAAACAGCTGAGAGTGTTAAGAGGCAGCAAGGTATGCTCCCTGGAAAAACTGATAAAAATCCTAGGACTGAGCACTATAATGCAATCGAGCAGCCGTTCGCTGAGACTGTTCTAGGCACAGAAGAGAACACAGAGCTGTCTGCTAGCTCTGGAGCGACCGCTCCTAGTGAACCTGCTGAAACTGCACCAGTGCGAGTCTATGTTCCTAAGGTTCCCTATCCAATTCCACCTAAACATTTGATGGATCCCATTAGTGCAGAGCAGCTGGCTGGGTTTAGGAAAATGGTGAGCAGATTTCCTAAAGAGATCTCATTTGAACATGCTTGGGAGATTCAGCCATTGCGTCTGTTCTTCAAAAATTGCAGAGAGTCTCAAGAGGAAATTAAGGCTCTCTTTACCGAAGCACTGACACCATCGCTGAAGGTACTGCCTAAGGTTGATGACCCTGGAAAGTTTGTTTTTCCTTGTTCCATTGCTGGAGTGGAGTTCAAGGAAGCTCTTTGTGATTCTAGGTCTAGTGTGAACCTTATCTCAAAAGCGATTGTAGACGAGCTGGGCATTGTTCATGTTGAGCCTTCTCAGCTGAAGATGGCTTTTGCAAACTCTTCCATGGCA GTTGTTGGGATGAGCAAGGATCATGAGATGCCTTTAATCTTTGGAAGGTCATTTATGCCTACAGTAGGAGCAGTCGTCGACATGCCTAATAAGAAAGTTTCTTTCTCCAACATCAACAAGGAGGTTTTCTACAAG GAGCTTGGTAAAAAGGGTGAGATCAAAGAAGTCCTGGATGGAGATCCTCACACTGATACCAAGAAACTCAGTGGAAATGTAAAGGTGAATGAAAAAGTCTAG